Proteins from one Salaquimonas pukyongi genomic window:
- a CDS encoding TrbI/VirB10 family protein, which translates to MPITQLERDLNIPVLPSSGAPGYRPDPEEDFRRAERIRMARLAAQANESKLFFTVQTKEIGLAQTNPAPPSDPSANTAFDPLAALAALEGPPGTPAPDPNGQQAKLAFLEKGPDGKIYNEYTMQRPASPYQLMAGTIIAASLVTGLNSDLPGTVIAQVTEHTYDTVTGQHLLVPRGSRLIGRYDSNISFGQDRALVVWQRIIRPDGTSIVIDNLPGTDTAGYAGVADRVDFHTWQLLKGIGLATLLGVGTELSFGSSENDLIAAIRESAQENASQAGQQIVQRNLDIQPTITVRPGWPIRVLVNKDIILPPMETATR; encoded by the coding sequence GCCCGGCTACCGGCCGGACCCGGAAGAGGATTTCCGAAGGGCCGAACGAATCCGCATGGCGCGGCTTGCAGCGCAAGCTAATGAATCCAAGTTGTTTTTCACTGTGCAGACAAAAGAGATTGGACTGGCACAGACAAACCCAGCGCCACCATCTGATCCGTCAGCGAACACGGCCTTCGATCCGCTCGCTGCCCTTGCCGCCCTAGAAGGTCCGCCCGGCACCCCAGCACCTGATCCGAACGGTCAGCAGGCCAAGCTCGCCTTCCTCGAAAAGGGCCCGGATGGAAAGATTTACAATGAGTACACCATGCAGCGCCCGGCCTCGCCCTATCAGCTGATGGCTGGGACAATTATCGCTGCCAGCCTCGTGACGGGCCTGAACTCGGATCTACCAGGCACTGTCATCGCCCAAGTGACCGAGCACACTTATGACACGGTAACCGGCCAGCACCTCCTCGTCCCGCGAGGATCGCGCCTGATCGGTCGCTATGACAGCAACATCAGTTTCGGCCAGGATCGCGCGCTGGTCGTCTGGCAGCGCATCATTCGGCCTGACGGCACCTCCATCGTCATCGACAACCTGCCCGGAACCGATACCGCCGGCTATGCTGGTGTTGCCGACCGGGTGGATTTCCACACCTGGCAATTGCTCAAGGGTATCGGCCTCGCTACCTTGCTTGGTGTCGGGACGGAATTGAGTTTCGGGTCGAGCGAGAACGATCTCATCGCTGCGATCCGCGAAAGCGCACAGGAGAACGCGAGCCAAGCAGGTCAGCAGATCGTCCAGCGCAATCTCGATATCCAGCCGACCATCACCGTGCGTCCAGGCTGGCCAATCCGGGTCCTCGTCAACAAGGACATCATCCTGCCGCCAATGGAGACCGCCACCCGATGA
- a CDS encoding DUF2274 domain-containing protein: MSPLKLGKLPDRETVKITFAASTELNRLLEAYAQAYESEYRQKETVPDLIPHMLEAFIKADRGFRASTIMGKLSERTQRS; encoded by the coding sequence ATGAGCCCGCTCAAGCTCGGCAAACTGCCCGACCGTGAAACGGTCAAGATCACCTTCGCGGCAAGCACGGAACTCAACCGGCTTCTTGAAGCCTATGCCCAGGCCTACGAATCGGAATACCGCCAGAAGGAAACCGTCCCCGACCTGATCCCACACATGCTGGAAGCCTTCATCAAGGCGGATCGGGGGTTTCGGGCATCAACAATAATGGGAAAACTTTCCGAACGTACCCAAAGATCGTGA
- a CDS encoding class I SAM-dependent methyltransferase: MTDLEEHWEKAYEKGDSSVSWFQSTPEPSLGLILEHRAIAKRGVIDIGAGASALGDGLFEAGLSDITLLDISARALEIARRRLSEKGFVPKIVIHDITDWNPDRTWGVWHDRAVFHFLVREQDRTAYIERLDKATTKGSIVVIGTFALDGPERCSGLPVHRYSPETLQDALGAAYSLKKTCQHIHVTPAGREQRFQFSVFVRE; the protein is encoded by the coding sequence ATGACAGACTTGGAGGAACATTGGGAAAAAGCTTACGAAAAGGGCGACAGTAGCGTTTCCTGGTTCCAATCGACGCCCGAACCGAGTCTGGGACTGATCCTAGAGCATCGTGCAATTGCTAAACGCGGCGTCATCGATATTGGCGCCGGGGCATCCGCATTGGGAGACGGACTTTTCGAGGCCGGACTTAGCGACATCACACTTCTGGACATATCGGCCCGTGCACTTGAGATCGCGCGGCGGCGCCTGTCTGAAAAGGGATTCGTGCCCAAAATCGTCATCCACGACATCACAGACTGGAATCCGGACCGGACATGGGGTGTCTGGCACGACAGGGCCGTTTTTCATTTTCTCGTGCGCGAACAGGACCGGACTGCCTATATTGAACGCCTCGACAAGGCGACCACCAAGGGATCGATAGTGGTTATCGGGACCTTCGCGTTGGACGGTCCCGAAAGATGCAGTGGACTGCCGGTTCATAGATACTCCCCGGAAACATTGCAGGACGCTCTCGGCGCGGCGTATTCGCTAAAGAAAACTTGTCAACACATTCATGTCACCCCCGCTGGCCGGGAGCAAAGGTTTCAGTTCAGCGTCTTTGTGCGCGAATGA
- a CDS encoding multicopper oxidase domain-containing protein: MGGFAINGDPFAMNVINERVNLGDTERWVVSTNMLAHPFHIHGVAFQVIRENGRDPLPESTGWKDTLVIDQESELLVRFTHPAGYETPFMYHCHILEHEDGGMMGQFTVS; this comes from the coding sequence ATGGGCGGCTTCGCCATCAACGGCGATCCGTTCGCGATGAACGTGATCAACGAACGTGTGAACCTTGGCGATACCGAGAGATGGGTCGTGAGCACTAACATGCTTGCTCATCCGTTTCACATTCACGGAGTGGCGTTTCAAGTCATTCGCGAAAACGGCAGGGATCCGTTGCCCGAAAGTACGGGGTGGAAAGATACGCTTGTGATCGATCAGGAGAGCGAATTACTTGTTCGGTTTACCCATCCTGCGGGCTATGAAACGCCGTTCATGTATCACTGCCATATCCTCGAACATGAAGACGGAGGTATGATGGGGCAGTTTACGGTGAGTTGA
- a CDS encoding multicopper oxidase domain-containing protein → MLTRRKVLAGGAVLAAGAAAYGIMDGRSSISLAKAANLPRLKMPPLLDTLASGRFELMAQAGETRFFDGRSTPTLGFNQAYLGPVVRIQNGPLQPKVANALTWPVSSHWHGLLVPGEHDGGPHLPIAPGSSWSPDMEISQQPCTAFFHTHIHGRTAQDVYAGLAGVIHIVDGRDGERGLPESYGTDDLTLIVQDRRFTGNGNMVYANSMMDIMHGMTGETILVNGQFGTAAHVPKGIVRLRLVNASNARIYSFYLSDSRPMHLIATDGGYLPRPMALETLRMGPGERAEILVDFTSGQAVSLMSDGDPNQGMGGMMGRARGMLDGLTGARRFEVLPFLVDERLPASVDLLPDAIGGEPPALADSETIKTRRFSLDMGMGGGMMGRGGMMGEA, encoded by the coding sequence ATGCTGACACGCCGCAAAGTACTTGCAGGTGGCGCGGTTCTGGCTGCGGGTGCGGCTGCTTACGGCATCATGGATGGCCGTAGCTCCATAAGCCTCGCCAAAGCAGCAAATCTGCCGCGCCTCAAAATGCCGCCATTGCTGGATACACTGGCGTCTGGTCGATTTGAGCTAATGGCTCAAGCCGGTGAAACCCGCTTTTTCGATGGGAGATCGACACCGACACTAGGTTTCAACCAAGCCTATCTTGGTCCGGTTGTGCGAATTCAGAATGGACCGCTGCAACCGAAGGTCGCCAATGCCCTCACGTGGCCCGTCAGTTCGCACTGGCACGGCCTGCTGGTTCCCGGCGAACACGACGGCGGGCCGCATCTTCCGATTGCACCGGGTTCCAGTTGGTCGCCGGACATGGAAATCAGCCAACAGCCCTGTACCGCCTTCTTCCATACCCACATCCATGGACGGACTGCACAGGATGTTTATGCCGGGCTGGCCGGCGTAATCCACATCGTTGATGGCCGCGATGGCGAGCGAGGCTTGCCGGAATCTTATGGCACGGACGATCTGACACTCATTGTTCAGGATCGAAGGTTCACCGGAAACGGCAACATGGTCTACGCGAATTCCATGATGGACATCATGCACGGAATGACCGGCGAAACCATTCTGGTGAACGGCCAATTCGGGACCGCTGCCCATGTGCCCAAGGGCATCGTGCGACTGCGTCTCGTCAACGCCTCGAACGCGCGGATTTATTCATTTTATCTCAGTGACTCGCGACCGATGCATCTCATCGCCACGGATGGCGGATATCTTCCCCGGCCCATGGCACTTGAAACTTTGCGTATGGGACCTGGAGAGCGCGCTGAGATCCTGGTCGATTTCACGAGTGGGCAGGCCGTGTCGCTGATGAGCGATGGGGATCCCAATCAAGGGATGGGAGGCATGATGGGCCGCGCGCGTGGTATGCTCGACGGTTTGACAGGCGCGCGGCGTTTTGAGGTTTTGCCGTTCTTGGTCGATGAACGTCTTCCTGCATCTGTCGACCTCTTGCCTGATGCGATTGGAGGCGAACCGCCCGCGCTCGCGGATTCCGAAACCATCAAAACCAGACGCTTCTCGCTCGACATGGGCATGGGAGGCGGCATGATGGGACGCGGCGGCATGATGGGGGAGGCATGA
- a CDS encoding c-type cytochrome, with protein sequence MFSKRILIILLGLCAAGAMIFFGVELLGRDDAQANALLRPEDRSLVALGSTIYADNCASCHGANLEGQVEDWRSPGPDGLMPAPPHDETGHTWHHPDEILFKITKLGIVKAANLKDYKSAMPAYEGILSDAEIVAVLSYIKSTWPDEVRAGHDEMNARYAMEPAETR encoded by the coding sequence ATGTTTTCAAAACGCATTTTGATCATTCTTCTGGGCCTTTGCGCAGCCGGTGCAATGATCTTCTTCGGCGTGGAGTTGCTTGGACGGGACGATGCGCAGGCCAATGCACTGCTTCGTCCAGAAGATCGGAGCCTTGTTGCCTTGGGCAGCACAATTTACGCTGACAATTGCGCGTCCTGCCATGGCGCCAATCTGGAAGGTCAGGTCGAGGATTGGAGATCGCCGGGGCCCGACGGATTGATGCCGGCGCCGCCACATGACGAAACGGGCCACACATGGCACCACCCTGACGAAATATTGTTCAAGATTACCAAGCTCGGAATCGTCAAGGCTGCCAATTTGAAGGACTACAAATCGGCGATGCCCGCCTACGAGGGTATCCTGTCCGATGCGGAAATCGTTGCGGTTCTATCCTATATTAAAAGCACATGGCCGGACGAAGTCCGCGCCGGACACGACGAGATGAATGCACGTTATGCCATGGAACCGGCGGAGACGCGATAG